Proteins found in one Paraburkholderia caballeronis genomic segment:
- the proC gene encoding pyrroline-5-carboxylate reductase, whose translation MKIAFIGGGNMAAALIGGMIRKGVAASDVYAIDPNAHARARNAEQFGIRTGEAADATLAQYDAVVLAVKPQIVKSVAEGLAPHLAAHQLVISIVAGIRSADLSRWLNGHARIVRTMPNTPALIGMGAAGLVASAGVDEAGRQLASDVLGAVGQAVWFDDEAKIDAVTAISGSGPAYVFYFIEALEEAARRLGMDEQQGRALAIATFTGAAQLALQSSEPPAVLRERVTSKGGTTAAALASFDASGVKEAIVRGALAADARAKEMGDEFGRQ comes from the coding sequence ATGAAAATTGCCTTCATCGGCGGCGGCAACATGGCCGCCGCACTCATCGGCGGAATGATCCGCAAGGGCGTCGCGGCGAGCGACGTGTATGCGATCGATCCGAACGCGCACGCGCGCGCGCGCAACGCCGAACAGTTCGGCATCCGCACCGGCGAAGCAGCCGATGCGACGCTCGCGCAATACGACGCGGTCGTGCTCGCGGTGAAGCCGCAGATCGTAAAGAGCGTCGCCGAAGGGCTCGCACCGCATCTCGCCGCGCATCAACTGGTAATCAGCATCGTCGCCGGCATTCGCAGCGCCGACCTGTCGCGCTGGCTGAACGGCCATGCGCGGATCGTGCGCACGATGCCGAACACGCCCGCGCTGATCGGCATGGGCGCGGCCGGGCTCGTCGCGAGCGCCGGCGTCGACGAAGCGGGGCGGCAGCTTGCGTCGGACGTGCTCGGCGCGGTCGGGCAAGCGGTCTGGTTCGACGACGAAGCGAAGATCGATGCGGTGACCGCGATCTCGGGCAGCGGCCCGGCTTACGTGTTCTATTTCATCGAGGCGCTCGAAGAAGCGGCGCGCCGGCTCGGCATGGACGAGCAGCAGGGCCGCGCGCTCGCGATCGCGACGTTCACCGGCGCGGCGCAACTCGCGCTGCAGTCGAGCGAACCGCCGGCGGTGCTGCGCGAGCGCGTCACGTCGAAGGGCGGCACGACGGCGGCGGCGCTTGCATCGTTCGACGCGTCCGGCGTGAAGGAAGCGATCGTGCGCGGCGCGCTCGCGGCCGACGCGCGCGCGAAGGAAATGGGCGACGAGTTCGGCAGGCAGTGA
- a CDS encoding Dps family protein, with product MAKKGTVQHVNIGISDKDRRKISEGLSRLLADTYTLYLKTHNFHWNVTGPMFNTLHLMFETQYTELATAVDAIAERIRALGEFAPGSYREFGKLSSIPEAEGVPSAEDMIRQLVEGQEAVVRTARAIFPAVDAANDEPTADLLTQRMQTHEKTAWMLRSLLA from the coding sequence ATGGCCAAGAAGGGAACCGTGCAGCACGTCAACATCGGCATCAGCGACAAGGATCGCCGGAAGATTTCGGAAGGCCTGTCGCGTCTGCTCGCGGACACGTACACGCTGTATCTGAAGACCCACAACTTCCACTGGAACGTCACCGGCCCGATGTTCAACACGCTGCATCTGATGTTCGAGACGCAGTACACCGAACTGGCGACGGCCGTCGACGCGATCGCGGAACGCATCCGCGCGCTCGGCGAATTCGCGCCGGGCAGCTATCGCGAATTCGGCAAGCTGTCGTCGATCCCGGAAGCGGAAGGCGTGCCGAGCGCGGAAGACATGATCCGCCAGCTGGTCGAAGGGCAGGAAGCCGTGGTGCGCACCGCGCGCGCGATCTTCCCGGCCGTCGATGCGGCGAACGACGAGCCGACCGCCGACCTGCTGACGCAACGCATGCAGACGCACGAAAAGACCGCGTGGATGCTGCGCTCGCTGCTCGCGTAA
- the recG gene encoding ATP-dependent DNA helicase RecG — protein MQDVDARFDSSASPAADASPSGAADARATPRAAAGRRKKDDANAKPDADGESDAANDDSPSRKTRSAKEKPARAKPAVTKTADRLAKLGLTRGIDLVLHLPMRYEDETTLTPIGELLPGGIAQTEGVVFDNEIAYRPRRQLLVKLRDDAGDELVLRFLNFYGSQVAQMAPGKRLRVRGDVRGGFFGMEMVHPAVRIVDGDTPLPQALTPVYPSTAGVSQAYLRKAIDNAVARTELPELLPEPVVREFLAPLGVPALTDAVKTLHHPPVDADETALIDGSHPAWTRIKFEELLAQQLSLKRAHEERRTRAAPAMPLRDAAGDSLVARLRAALPFALTGAQQRVVGEISRDLTQPHPMQRLLQGDVGSGKTVVAALAAAQAIDAGYQAALMAPTEILAEQHARKLRGWLEPLGVQVAWLAGSLRAKEKRAALEAAALGTAQLVIGTHAIIQDAVEFARLGLVIVDEQHRFGVEQRLALRAKAQNAKSPADGAREFQPHQLMMSATPIPRTLAMTYYADLEISTIDELPPGRTPILTKLIADGRRDEVIARVREAALTGRQVYWVCPLIEESETLQLQTAVETYETLVAALPELTVGLVHGRLAPADKAAVMDGFSRNEVQLLVATTVIEVGVDVPNASLMVIEHAERFGLAQLHQLRGRVGRGSTASVCVLLYSGPLSLTGRERLKTMRETTDGFEIARRDLEIRGPGEFLGARQSGAAMLRFASLENDGWLIEPARGAAERLLRDYPHVVTQHLNRWLGAREHYLKA, from the coding sequence ATGCAGGACGTCGACGCGCGGTTCGATTCTTCGGCATCGCCCGCAGCGGACGCGTCGCCATCCGGCGCAGCCGATGCGCGAGCGACGCCTCGCGCCGCCGCAGGCCGCCGCAAGAAAGACGACGCGAACGCGAAGCCGGACGCGGACGGCGAATCCGACGCCGCCAACGACGATAGCCCGTCGCGAAAGACCCGATCCGCGAAGGAAAAGCCGGCCAGGGCCAAACCCGCCGTCACCAAAACCGCCGACCGTCTCGCGAAGCTCGGCCTCACGCGCGGAATCGACCTCGTGCTGCACCTGCCGATGCGCTACGAGGACGAGACGACGCTGACGCCGATCGGCGAACTGCTGCCGGGCGGCATCGCGCAGACCGAAGGCGTCGTGTTCGACAACGAGATCGCGTACCGGCCGCGCCGCCAGTTGCTGGTGAAGCTGCGCGACGACGCCGGCGACGAACTGGTGCTGCGCTTCCTGAACTTCTACGGCTCGCAGGTCGCGCAGATGGCGCCGGGCAAGCGGCTGCGGGTGCGCGGCGACGTGCGCGGCGGTTTTTTCGGGATGGAGATGGTGCACCCGGCGGTGCGCATCGTCGACGGCGACACGCCGCTGCCGCAGGCGCTGACGCCGGTCTATCCGTCGACGGCCGGCGTGAGCCAGGCGTATCTGCGCAAGGCGATCGACAACGCGGTCGCCCGGACCGAACTGCCCGAACTGCTGCCGGAGCCGGTCGTCCGCGAGTTCCTTGCGCCGCTCGGCGTGCCGGCGCTGACCGACGCGGTGAAGACGCTGCACCATCCGCCGGTCGATGCGGACGAAACCGCGCTGATCGACGGCAGCCATCCGGCATGGACGCGGATCAAGTTCGAGGAGCTGCTCGCGCAGCAACTGTCGCTGAAGCGCGCGCACGAGGAGCGGCGCACGCGCGCCGCGCCGGCGATGCCGCTGCGCGACGCGGCCGGCGACTCGCTCGTCGCGCGGCTGCGCGCGGCGCTGCCGTTCGCGCTGACCGGCGCGCAGCAGCGCGTCGTCGGCGAGATTTCGCGCGACCTCACGCAGCCGCATCCGATGCAGCGGCTGTTGCAGGGCGACGTCGGCAGCGGCAAGACCGTCGTGGCCGCGCTCGCGGCGGCGCAGGCGATCGACGCCGGTTATCAGGCCGCGCTGATGGCGCCGACCGAAATCCTCGCGGAGCAGCATGCGCGCAAGCTGCGCGGCTGGCTCGAACCGCTCGGCGTGCAGGTCGCGTGGCTCGCCGGCAGCCTGAGGGCGAAGGAGAAGCGCGCGGCGCTCGAAGCGGCGGCGCTCGGCACCGCGCAACTGGTGATCGGCACGCACGCGATCATCCAGGACGCGGTCGAGTTCGCGCGGCTCGGTCTCGTGATCGTCGACGAGCAGCACCGGTTCGGCGTCGAGCAGCGGCTCGCGCTGCGCGCGAAGGCGCAGAACGCGAAGTCGCCGGCCGACGGCGCGCGCGAGTTCCAGCCGCACCAGTTGATGATGTCCGCGACGCCGATTCCGCGCACGCTCGCGATGACGTATTACGCCGACCTGGAAATCTCGACGATCGACGAACTGCCGCCGGGCCGCACGCCGATCCTGACGAAACTCATCGCCGACGGCCGCCGCGACGAGGTGATCGCGCGCGTGCGCGAAGCCGCGCTGACGGGCCGCCAGGTGTACTGGGTGTGTCCGCTGATCGAGGAAAGCGAGACGCTGCAACTGCAAACCGCGGTCGAGACCTATGAAACGCTGGTCGCCGCGCTGCCGGAACTGACGGTCGGCCTCGTGCACGGCCGCCTCGCGCCGGCCGACAAGGCCGCGGTGATGGACGGCTTCTCGCGCAACGAGGTGCAGTTGCTGGTCGCGACGACGGTGATCGAAGTCGGCGTCGACGTGCCGAACGCGTCGCTGATGGTGATCGAGCACGCGGAGCGGTTCGGCCTCGCGCAGTTGCACCAGTTGCGCGGGCGGGTCGGGCGCGGCAGCACCGCGTCGGTCTGCGTGCTGCTGTACAGCGGGCCGCTGTCGCTGACCGGCCGCGAGCGGCTCAAGACAATGCGCGAGACGACCGATGGTTTCGAGATCGCGCGCCGCGACCTCGAAATCCGCGGTCCCGGCGAATTCCTCGGCGCGCGCCAGTCCGGCGCCGCGATGCTGCGCTTCGCGAGCCTCGAAAACGACGGCTGGCTGATCGAGCCCGCGCGCGGCGCGGCCGAACGACTGTTGCGCGACTACCCGCACGTCGTCACGCAGCACCTGAACCGTTGGCTCGGCGCGCGCGAGCACTACCTGAAGGCGTGA
- a CDS encoding YggS family pyridoxal phosphate-dependent enzyme: MTDIARHLEAVQQRIAAAARSAGRDPRTVELLAVSKTFPADDVRAAHAAGQRAFGENYVQESIAKIETLADLRADLEWHFIGPLQSNKTRPVAEHFDWVHSVDRLKIAQRLSGQRPAHLPPLNVCLQVNVSGEASKSGVAPGEVAEVAHAIAALPRVVLRGLMSIPEPESDLAAQRAPHRRLRELFDTLRADGLALDTLSMGMSADLEAAVLEGATIVRIGTAIFGARDYSH, translated from the coding sequence ATGACCGACATCGCCCGCCATCTCGAAGCCGTCCAGCAACGCATCGCCGCCGCCGCCCGCAGCGCCGGGCGCGATCCGCGCACGGTCGAACTGCTGGCCGTCTCGAAGACGTTTCCCGCCGACGACGTGCGCGCCGCGCATGCAGCCGGCCAGCGCGCGTTCGGTGAAAACTACGTGCAGGAATCGATCGCGAAGATCGAGACCCTCGCGGATCTGCGCGCGGATCTCGAATGGCATTTCATCGGCCCGCTGCAATCGAACAAGACGCGGCCGGTCGCCGAGCATTTCGACTGGGTGCATTCGGTGGACCGGTTGAAGATCGCGCAGCGCCTGTCCGGGCAGCGGCCCGCGCATCTGCCGCCGCTGAACGTGTGCCTTCAGGTGAACGTGAGCGGCGAGGCGTCGAAGAGCGGCGTCGCGCCCGGCGAAGTCGCCGAGGTCGCGCATGCGATCGCCGCGCTGCCGCGCGTCGTGCTGCGCGGGCTGATGTCGATCCCCGAACCCGAAAGCGATCTGGCCGCGCAGCGCGCGCCGCATCGCCGGCTGCGCGAACTGTTCGACACCCTGCGCGCGGACGGCCTCGCGCTCGACACGCTGTCGATGGGCATGTCGGCGGACCTCGAAGCAGCCGTGCTCGAAGGCGCGACGATCGTGCGGATCGGCACCGCGATCTTCGGCGCGCGCGACTACTCACACTGA
- a CDS encoding hydrogen peroxide-inducible genes activator, translated as MTLTELKYIVAVARERHFGRAAEACFVSQPTLSVAIKKLEDELNVQIFERGTSEVSVTPIGEQIVTQAQRVLEQTLAIKEIAKQGKDPLVGPLRLGVIYTIGPYLLPTLVKQMIKRVPQMPLMLQENYTLKLIELLKQGEIDVAIMALPFPETGLTLRPLYDEPFVVALPSGHAWEKRAKIDPDDLKQETMLLLGSGHCFRDHVLGVCPELMRFSQNADGIQKTFEGSSLETIRHMVASGVGITVLPRMSVHEVKPHAGGVDSGLLSYVPFDEPVPDRRVVLAWRKSFTRMPAIEAIVDAINACDLPGVKKLEAPEVAA; from the coding sequence ATGACGCTCACTGAACTGAAATACATCGTCGCCGTAGCCCGCGAGCGCCACTTCGGGCGGGCGGCCGAAGCCTGCTTCGTGAGCCAGCCGACGCTGTCGGTGGCGATCAAGAAGCTGGAAGACGAACTGAACGTGCAGATTTTCGAGCGCGGCACGAGCGAGGTCAGCGTGACGCCGATCGGCGAGCAGATCGTCACCCAGGCGCAGCGCGTGCTCGAACAGACGCTCGCGATCAAGGAGATCGCGAAGCAGGGCAAGGACCCGCTGGTCGGGCCGCTGCGGCTCGGCGTGATCTATACGATCGGGCCGTATCTGCTGCCGACGCTCGTCAAGCAGATGATCAAGCGCGTGCCGCAGATGCCGCTGATGCTGCAGGAGAACTACACGCTGAAGCTGATCGAACTGCTGAAGCAGGGCGAGATCGACGTCGCGATCATGGCGCTGCCGTTCCCGGAAACCGGCCTCACGCTGCGTCCGCTGTACGACGAGCCGTTCGTCGTCGCGCTGCCGTCCGGCCACGCGTGGGAAAAGCGCGCGAAGATCGACCCGGACGACCTGAAGCAGGAAACGATGCTGCTGCTCGGCAGCGGCCACTGCTTCCGCGATCACGTGCTCGGCGTCTGCCCGGAACTGATGCGTTTCTCGCAGAACGCGGACGGCATTCAGAAGACGTTCGAGGGGTCGTCGCTGGAGACGATCCGGCACATGGTCGCGAGCGGCGTCGGCATCACCGTGCTGCCGCGGATGTCGGTGCATGAAGTGAAGCCGCACGCGGGCGGCGTCGATTCGGGCCTGCTGTCGTACGTGCCGTTCGACGAGCCGGTGCCGGACCGCCGCGTCGTGCTCGCGTGGCGCAAGAGTTTCACGCGCATGCCCGCGATCGAAGCGATCGTCGACGCGATCAACGCGTGCGACCTGCCGGGCGTGAAGAAGCTCGAAGCGCCGGAAGTCGCCGCGTAA
- the queA gene encoding tRNA preQ1(34) S-adenosylmethionine ribosyltransferase-isomerase QueA: protein MFKLSDFDFDLPAELIAQTALPERSASRLLEVDNLAQPPRLVDRRFAELPGCLAPGDLLVFNDTRVLKARFFGQKASGGKIEVLVERLTGARTALAQIRASKSPAPGTTLRLADAFDVTVGERVEPFYTLHFPDDCLTLIEQYGRLPLPPYITHDADATDETRYQTVFARNPGAVAAPTAGLHFDDALLARLDERGIERATLTLHVGAGTFQPVRVENIAEHQMHSEWYELPQSLVDRIAATRARGGRVVAVGTTSMRALEAAARDAENAGRPLAATAAETDIFITPGYRFRVVDRLVTNFHLPKSTLLMLVSAFAGMETIRAAYRHAIDERYRFFSYGDAMLLCRQEQAL, encoded by the coding sequence ATGTTCAAGCTTTCCGATTTCGATTTCGACCTGCCTGCCGAGCTGATCGCGCAGACCGCGCTGCCCGAGCGCAGCGCGAGCCGTCTGCTTGAGGTGGACAACCTCGCGCAGCCGCCGCGGCTCGTCGATCGCCGTTTTGCCGAGTTGCCCGGCTGCCTTGCGCCGGGCGACCTGCTCGTGTTCAACGATACCCGCGTGCTGAAGGCGCGCTTCTTCGGCCAGAAGGCCAGCGGCGGCAAGATCGAGGTGCTGGTCGAGCGGCTGACCGGCGCGCGCACCGCGCTCGCGCAGATCCGCGCGAGCAAGAGCCCCGCGCCGGGCACGACGCTGCGCCTCGCGGACGCGTTCGACGTGACGGTCGGCGAGCGCGTCGAGCCGTTCTACACGCTGCATTTTCCGGACGACTGCCTGACGCTGATCGAGCAATATGGCCGCCTGCCGCTGCCGCCGTACATCACGCACGACGCGGACGCGACCGACGAAACGCGCTACCAGACGGTGTTCGCGCGCAATCCGGGCGCGGTCGCCGCGCCGACCGCCGGGCTGCACTTCGACGACGCGCTGCTCGCGCGGCTGGACGAACGCGGCATCGAGCGCGCGACGCTGACGCTGCACGTCGGCGCAGGCACGTTCCAGCCGGTGCGGGTCGAGAACATCGCGGAGCATCAGATGCACAGCGAGTGGTACGAGCTGCCGCAATCGCTGGTGGACCGGATCGCCGCGACGCGCGCGCGCGGCGGGCGCGTGGTCGCGGTCGGCACGACGTCGATGCGCGCGCTGGAAGCGGCCGCGCGCGACGCGGAGAACGCCGGCCGGCCGCTTGCGGCGACCGCGGCGGAAACGGACATTTTCATCACGCCGGGTTACCGGTTCCGCGTCGTGGACCGGCTGGTGACGAATTTTCATTTGCCGAAGTCGACGTTGCTGATGCTGGTGTCCGCGTTCGCGGGAATGGAGACGATCCGGGCCGCGTATCGGCATGCGATCGACGAGCGTTACCGGTTTTTCAGCTATGGCGACGCAATGCTGTTATGCCGGCAGGAGCAGGCTCTTTAG
- the glcF gene encoding glycolate oxidase subunit GlcF has product MQTNLAEFIRNTPDGDEADAILRKCVHCGFCTATCPTYQLLGDELDGPRGRIYLMKQMVEGAPVTRSTLTHLDRCLTCRSCETTCPSGVQYGRLIEVGRKHAEQRVARPVRQRLMRRLLAGFLPRSGLFSPAMRIGQQVRPLLPKRLRDKVPVRQRPLAWPTAKHPRKMLMLAGCVQPSMMPNINIATARVLDALGIETVIAPQAGCCGAIRLHLGYTDDALDDVRRNVDAWWPYVEQGVEAIVMNASGCGATVKEYAHLLRDDPAYADKARRIVELTRDLSEILPAFEEQLVAAARRRGIHTVAWHPPCTLQHGQQLRGGVESVLAALGLDVRLPVDSHLCCGSAGTYSLTQPKLSYRLRNQKLERLHALEPQLIVSANVGCIAHLQSGTSIPVTHWIELVEHMLAAN; this is encoded by the coding sequence ATGCAAACCAACCTCGCGGAATTCATCCGCAATACGCCCGACGGCGACGAAGCCGACGCGATCCTGCGCAAGTGCGTGCACTGCGGCTTCTGCACCGCCACCTGCCCGACCTATCAACTGCTCGGCGACGAGCTGGACGGGCCGCGCGGCCGCATCTACCTGATGAAGCAGATGGTCGAGGGCGCGCCGGTGACGCGCAGCACGCTCACGCATCTGGACCGCTGCCTCACGTGCCGCAGTTGCGAGACGACCTGCCCTTCCGGCGTGCAGTACGGACGGCTGATCGAAGTCGGCCGCAAACACGCGGAGCAGAGGGTCGCGCGCCCGGTGCGCCAGCGGCTGATGCGCCGGCTGCTCGCCGGCTTCCTGCCGCGCAGCGGACTCTTCTCGCCGGCGATGCGGATCGGCCAGCAGGTGCGTCCGCTGCTGCCGAAGCGGCTGCGCGACAAGGTGCCGGTGCGCCAGCGTCCGCTCGCGTGGCCGACGGCGAAGCACCCGCGCAAGATGCTGATGCTCGCCGGCTGCGTGCAGCCTTCGATGATGCCGAACATCAACATCGCGACCGCGCGCGTGCTCGATGCGCTCGGCATCGAGACGGTCATCGCGCCGCAAGCCGGCTGCTGCGGCGCGATCCGGCTGCATCTCGGCTATACGGACGACGCGCTCGACGACGTGCGCCGCAACGTCGACGCGTGGTGGCCGTATGTCGAACAGGGTGTCGAGGCGATCGTGATGAACGCGTCCGGCTGCGGCGCGACAGTGAAGGAATATGCGCACCTGCTGCGCGACGATCCGGCCTATGCGGACAAGGCGCGACGCATCGTCGAGCTGACGCGCGACCTGTCCGAGATCCTGCCGGCGTTCGAGGAGCAACTCGTCGCGGCGGCGCGGCGGCGCGGCATTCATACGGTCGCGTGGCATCCGCCGTGCACGCTGCAGCACGGCCAGCAGTTGCGCGGCGGCGTCGAGTCGGTGCTCGCCGCGCTCGGGCTCGACGTGCGCCTGCCGGTGGACAGCCATCTGTGCTGCGGCTCCGCGGGCACCTATTCGCTGACGCAGCCGAAGCTGTCGTACCGGCTGCGCAACCAGAAGCTCGAACGCCTCCACGCGCTCGAACCGCAACTGATCGTGTCCGCGAACGTCGGCTGCATCGCGCACCTGCAAAGCGGCACGTCGATTCCGGTCACGCACTGGATAGAGCTGGTCGAGCATATGCTGGCGGCGAACTGA
- a CDS encoding catalase, translating to MSERTLTSAAGAPVADNQNSITAGPRGPVMLQDVWLLEKLAHFDREVIPERRVHAKGSGAFGTLKVTHDITQYTKAKVFAEVGKDTPLFMRFSTVAGERGAADAERDVRGFSIKFYTDEGNWDVVGNNTPVFFIRDPLKFPDFIHTQKRDPQTNLRNNVAAWDFWSRQPESLHQVTILMSDRGIPKNYRQMHGFGSHTYSFVNANNERFWVKFHFKSLNGIENFTDEEAAQAVASDRETAQRDLFASIADGNFPRWAFRIQVMPEADAAKVPYNPFDITKVWPHKDYPLIDVGVIELNRNPQNYFADVEQAAFTPANVVPGIGFSPDRLLQGRLFSYGDTQRYRLGVNHHQIPVNAPRCPFHSYHRDGAMRTDGNLGPAANYEPNRFGDFREDPNAAEPPLAAGAVAHYDHREDDDYYSQPGALFRLFDAGQRERLFANIARAIAGVPDDIVQRQVEHFRRADPAYAQGVLAAIAKLAAAK from the coding sequence ATGTCCGAACGCACTCTCACTTCCGCAGCCGGCGCGCCGGTCGCCGACAACCAGAACTCGATCACGGCCGGCCCGCGCGGCCCGGTCATGCTGCAGGACGTGTGGCTGCTCGAAAAGCTCGCGCACTTCGACCGCGAAGTGATCCCCGAGCGCCGCGTGCACGCGAAAGGCTCCGGCGCGTTCGGCACGCTGAAGGTCACGCACGACATCACGCAATACACGAAAGCGAAGGTGTTCGCGGAAGTCGGCAAGGACACGCCGCTCTTCATGCGCTTTTCGACCGTCGCCGGCGAGCGCGGCGCGGCCGACGCCGAGCGCGACGTGCGCGGCTTCTCGATCAAGTTCTACACGGATGAAGGCAACTGGGACGTGGTCGGCAACAACACGCCGGTGTTCTTCATCCGCGATCCGCTGAAGTTCCCGGACTTCATCCACACGCAAAAGCGCGACCCGCAGACGAACCTGCGCAACAACGTCGCCGCGTGGGACTTCTGGTCGCGTCAGCCGGAGTCGCTGCATCAGGTCACGATCCTGATGAGCGATCGCGGCATTCCGAAGAACTACCGGCAGATGCACGGCTTCGGCTCGCACACGTACTCGTTCGTCAACGCGAACAACGAGCGCTTCTGGGTGAAGTTCCACTTCAAGTCGCTGAACGGCATCGAGAACTTCACCGACGAAGAAGCCGCGCAGGCCGTCGCGAGCGACCGCGAGACCGCGCAGCGCGACCTGTTCGCGTCGATCGCGGACGGCAATTTTCCGCGCTGGGCGTTCCGCATCCAGGTGATGCCCGAGGCGGACGCGGCGAAGGTGCCGTACAACCCGTTCGACATCACGAAGGTGTGGCCGCACAAGGATTACCCGCTGATCGACGTCGGCGTGATCGAGCTGAACCGCAACCCGCAGAACTACTTCGCGGACGTCGAGCAGGCCGCGTTCACGCCGGCCAACGTGGTGCCGGGCATCGGCTTTTCGCCGGACCGCCTGTTGCAGGGCCGTCTGTTCTCGTATGGCGACACGCAGCGCTACCGGCTCGGCGTGAACCATCACCAGATTCCGGTGAATGCGCCGCGCTGCCCGTTCCACTCGTATCACCGCGACGGCGCGATGCGCACCGACGGCAACCTCGGTCCGGCGGCGAACTACGAGCCGAACCGCTTCGGCGACTTCCGCGAGGACCCGAACGCGGCCGAGCCGCCGCTCGCCGCCGGCGCCGTCGCGCACTACGACCATCGCGAGGACGACGACTACTACAGCCAGCCGGGCGCGCTGTTCCGGTTGTTCGACGCGGGCCAGCGCGAGCGCCTGTTCGCGAACATCGCGCGCGCGATCGCCGGTGTGCCGGACGACATCGTGCAGCGCCAGGTCGAGCACTTCCGCCGCGCCGATCCGGCGTATGCGCAAGGCGTGCTCGCGGCGATCGCGAAGCTCGCCGCCGCGAAGTGA
- the ubiA gene encoding 4-hydroxybenzoate octaprenyltransferase, with protein sequence MFARLPLYLRLVRMDKPIGSLLLLWPTLNALWIASDGRPSLSLLVIFTVGTILMRSAGCAINDYADRDFDRHVKRTAERPITSGRIRAWEAIAIAAALALVSFLLILPLNALTKQLSVVALFVAGSYPFTKRFFAIPQAYLGIAFGFGIPMAFAAIQDQVPTLGWVMLIANVFWSVAYDTEYAMVDRDDDIKIGIRTSALTFGRYDVLAIMLCYAVTLGIYVGVGVMLGFGLLYWLGWAAAAGCAVYHYTLIRGRERMACFAAFRHNNWLGGALFAGIAAHYAAAAM encoded by the coding sequence ATGTTTGCCCGACTCCCGCTCTATCTGCGGCTCGTCCGCATGGACAAGCCGATCGGCAGCCTGCTGCTGCTGTGGCCGACGCTCAACGCGCTGTGGATTGCATCGGACGGCCGTCCGTCGCTGTCGCTGCTGGTGATCTTCACTGTCGGCACGATCCTGATGCGCTCGGCCGGCTGCGCGATCAACGACTACGCGGACCGCGACTTCGACCGCCACGTCAAGCGCACCGCGGAACGGCCGATCACGTCGGGCCGCATCCGCGCATGGGAGGCGATCGCGATCGCGGCGGCCTTGGCGCTCGTGTCGTTCCTGCTGATCCTGCCGCTCAACGCGCTGACGAAGCAACTGTCGGTGGTCGCGCTGTTCGTCGCCGGATCGTATCCGTTTACGAAGCGTTTTTTCGCGATTCCGCAGGCGTATCTCGGCATCGCGTTCGGCTTCGGCATTCCGATGGCGTTCGCGGCGATTCAGGACCAGGTGCCGACGCTCGGCTGGGTGATGCTGATCGCGAACGTGTTCTGGTCGGTCGCGTACGACACCGAGTACGCGATGGTCGATCGCGACGACGACATCAAGATCGGCATCCGCACGTCCGCGCTGACGTTCGGCCGCTACGACGTGCTCGCGATCATGCTGTGTTATGCGGTGACGCTCGGCATTTACGTCGGCGTCGGCGTGATGCTCGGCTTCGGTCTGCTGTACTGGCTCGGCTGGGCGGCGGCGGCGGGGTGCGCGGTGTACCACTACACGCTGATTCGCGGACGCGAACGGATGGCATGCTTCGCCGCATTCCGTCACAACAACTGGCTGGGCGGCGCGCTGTTCGCGGGAATCGCCGCGCATTACGCGGCGGCGGCGATGTAA